The following DNA comes from Populus trichocarpa isolate Nisqually-1 chromosome 19, P.trichocarpa_v4.1, whole genome shotgun sequence.
ACCCAACACTAACCTGCAATACCATAAGCCTTCACTACAAAGTTTAGCCCCCCAGTGGCACGATTCCCTTCAGCAATTCGCTGAAgcaagttttttatttcttgcggTGAATAAACAACTGGGTCTTCACTGATATTGAGATCAGACGGCTCTGATCGATCAATCTTCAATACTCGAAACAATTGCTTGTTCCTATCACTCCCAACTAGATAAAATCTCTGataaagaaaacccaaaaatatcatattagttttattattcatgTTCTAATTTCTTCTGGAAACaatgaatttcttaattaaacTAAAGATTCAAGAAATTTAAACATTGACCATCAACCAATTCAAACTATTGGAACCGCAATTACATGAAACACTAAATACCGAAGATCCCCAAAATTCTAcagttttcaaatttaatcttcaAATTCCAAAATAACCTAGCTATATTCAAGTAcgaattttaaatcaaaagcGATAAGAGAATGATTGAATATTGTTACCTGTCTAGTCTCGTAAAGTCTAAATTTCTCGAGCGTGTAAGAGTTGTGATCCGTTTCGGGGTCGTTGGAAGGGTGGATTTTGGCGGAGACGTAAGGAGGGAGCTTGGATTTCGAATTATCCAATTTCGCCATGGAAATGGAGGTGGGTAGTTTGGGAATTTAAGAAATGGAGAAGAGGGAGTGCTAAATCGCCATGAATGTGTTTCTTTTTGCAGTTGGAGtggggagagggagagaatggGAATTGGAAATGATAAGAGGGTGTTTTGGAGAAGCCATGGAGTTATATccgtttgtttttaatgtttcatatttttttcaaaagtaatttttttaaaataatatattttttatatttttaaatgttttaatatgatatataaaatataattttttaatatattttcaagtaaaaaatattttaaaaaacaatcgttactacactctcaaacatctattaaatataaattttataattttctaagtGTTATTTATTCAATGTTTTTATCCACATGGAATAAGATCATAATTATAACATGACGAtccaatttaatatattaaaattatagttattaaacctgatttgGAGTTTAACTTAGTTAAGAGATCAAGTCTAGAGTTATATGGGTTAATCTagattaacttgaaaaattaaaaataaattaaaaaaacaattcatataaatataagctacatatattatataaataataaagtttagaagattatttaaaaaaaaattatttcatattataaaaaacaaatactatttttttaagtttaagttaaagtatttaaattttttattctacattaaaaaacataatttttttcttgtaaatagaaaatatatatatacttatgtGCTTCTAATTTcacattagaaaaatataactttcttttaatatttatataataaaatttaatatggtttaataaccaataagaaaaactatgaaaataaaaatttaaaataaacttatatttaaaaaaaaaattgtatacatGAAACATGTTttcactctctttctttttttaatttgaaacattaaaaaaacactgccaagaattcaaattattaaattatcaaattaactttattttttaattgaagtaataaattaataacgtttttaagaaaaattgcaCACAACAAAAGATATGGGCAttgtattgttattttttttaattttaattgcaaactaaaatatttatctttataattgttaaataaaaaaatatccaatataaaacaaaagaacagagaggatgcaaataataaaaaaaaaaaaaaaactcaaggtgGTGCTTCGATTCCAcccaagtatttttatttgtattgataattgataatgatatataaaatataataatcttaGACATAACACACATAATGTATATTTTAtgcaacaaaaatcaataataagaGAATCCATGGGTGTTAATGGTGAGGCcaaatatttcaatataatGTTGCTAAAAAGGCAGAGAAGGATTTACGATAAAATGATTAACATATAAATTCTACATATAATTTACAATGTATATTGTGTGTGATTTAATGATTATATGAaaatttgtaattataatataatttgaaataataaaagatactaaaataacataatcaagatattttaaaagaaatgtatattctaatattcattaataattgCTATGGTATTTTaacaacatttaaatttttttttatattaatgtgaTTATTCGGATCAGCTTGTGCGTATCTCGATTAATCCTACGAGtcttaaaattaacgatcatgtaagttttCAGTAGCACTGAGGTTTATAGCCTTAAATtataacctttaaaaaataaatatattatcagTTGAATTATATCTTTAGGGTTGTGCTTTTATCTGTTTTTGTGGAAATTTAATGTGGTTTTAGATGCTTTGACTGCCAAGAATTTGGGTCGAAGAGTTGTTCTTGTTCTGGGGAAGGAGGGCTGACAACAGAACAAAGAGGGGAAAGATAACACTAACAAAAGTCAAGTTACTCTCTCGATTATGGAAAGGAAAATCAATCATATTTTTCGTTGATCTAGCTTGTAGCAGCCTCTACTCTCATGCAACAGTGCTTTTCTCATTCAAGAATCAGAATCCTGTTGTTTTtcagaaaaaaggaaaggataTATCAACGTTCCTACTCTTAAAACCAGACATCTGTCGTTAACAATTCAACTCCGGCTACAAATCCAACAAAACCTATGAAATTTtttgaggaaagcactgtaaatCTGCAATGTTTCTTATAAATGGCCATTATGGAAATTCCAAAATGTTCTATATTTTAGCTTTAATGGGGTTGGAAATTAGGGATGGAGATGTGCTTTGTGCTTGCAGGAGAAATTATGTACAAGGGAAACATGATTTATTTGGAACAAATTGTTctgtagaatttgttttttattaaaatgtcttttttatgAAGCTATAAAATGTCTTTACAAACATCAAAGTGAGATAGGAGCAGCTTCTTGGTAAAGAGTGAGCCATCGGCCACCAATAGCGAACACCTAACACAAGATCCTGGAAAGAGACAGTCCTCTGATGCCATCTCCTGGGAAAAGGGAGATTTTGTAATTGCAGCAAAGTTTGAAGCCAAGATTCGGCTCCAAGATGCTGGAAATCGTCAGCAATGTCTATAGATAGCATCTCTCCGCTCTACGTAATCTCCATCTGCTTGATCATCACTACAGTAGTATTCTTTCTCTGGGGTTTGAATGTATCCAATGCTATTTCGCGTAGCTAACAGATTGTATGAAACAAGCATGTGAGGGAAGCGGAAGCACAGCAGCCAGATCGATAAGGAAATCAGAACGCATTGCAATCTCCTTAGCCAAGCTCTCACCGTCCAAAAACTCTTGAACTTGGAGCAACAAAAACTGTACGAAACTTCATAAGAATGTGAAGGAAGAAGAACAAGTCTGCTGTGAACCTAAAATATGTGATTAACACTGCAAAGTTTTCTGTCGCTGGATAAGCAAACATAAATAACGTCTGAATGAGTAACTCTGTCTCTGTGCTTGGGACCGACATAGGGCAGGAAAAAGTATAGAGGGTCGATGAAGAGGGCAACGATTAAAGTGATAAGGAAGACATGTTTCCAATACGTGACAACGTCTCTATCAGGATCCAGGATGTGGTTTCGCCATAGGATTTGGAGAGGGTTAGGATCTGTTAAGCTGATAGCATGTTGGTGGTGACGCCTGAAGCGGCGGAACTTGGTTGTTGGCCGAGAAGCGAGGAAGGGACGGGGATTGGCTGGCCTGCTCCATTTATTGATTTCCTGTtccatttctttcatttctagCTCGCTGAGACCCgaaaaatcatttataacaATTTTGTCAAGAGCTTGACTTTCTCTATGTTTCTACACCAAATCTTGTTACTCTTTAGATTCTGCAACTTTCACTTGCTCTTATTAATTGAACCCATCaagatttatttatcaaaagttaaaataaagaGTTGCAGAATTCATCTGAAGAAAGGAATTGTGACAGggcacacaaaaaagaaaaacaatttgcatgTTCATCAACTGACGATTATAGGTGTTGGCAAAAGGATGCAACCATGACATACTTGAGCCACACGAATATTAACTCAGCTCTTGTGAGGATGGAGAGTAATTGGAAGGCTACAAGCTGGCATCGGAATAGACATGTATATGATCTTTTCGTCTTTAATCACTTTCTCCCATTTGAATTGTGTTACCACATTATGCATAAAAACAAGAATCGCCAGCCGAGCATATTCTTTTCCAGGGCACATTCGAGGTCCTCCCCCAAAAGGTACAAAACTGTATGGTTCAATGTCCTTCCCTTCAAATCTTGAAGGATCAAATTTCTCTGGATCTGGGAAATATTTGGGATTTTTGTGTGTTGAATGTACACTCCAATGCACCTGCAAAGTACATATGATATCCATGATAAGATACATTATTTCTAACAATCCAAACGTCCAGCTTCATGAATCATAATGAAAATTGAAACTGTATGTTCTGGATATGACATGCTTGAAATCATTTGCGGAATGTTTTGGAAGCTAACAGCTGCCCTGCAAAGCGCGAAGGCTATCCTGGAGATGAGGAAAGGGGTgctgtaaaatattattttatgtcaaCCATGACATACCTTCCATCCCTTGGGAATGGTAAAACCTGCATAAGAGAAGTCAGTTATGGCCTCTCTAAATCCTCCTTGACCAGGCGGAGATAGTCTCATGACCTCGCAAACCACACACCAGGTATATTTCATCTTTTGAATATCATTCCAAGTCAACAACTCTCCTGGAGCTTTCAACTTTTGAATCTCCATTTGTTCTGTGGAGCAGATAGCATGATATATACGATGAGTTCATCAATACCACCAGATGAAATAAAGCGTTTCAGCTAACATAATATATAGCTCCATTGCCTTTTAATCTTATTTGGTGTAAACCAAATTATCGAATCAGAACAGATTGATTCAATATGTTGGTTTCGCATTctcatttcaattcaatttcggtaagaaaaaaaatcataaaaccatTACAGTTTGAtttggttcggttcgattcggaTTTGAGAAGAAATCCCACAAAACCAACTAAATAAACTCTAATTCATGCGGGAGAAAGCGAAAGATTTGAAAGATTAGAagtaaagagaaaaggaaagctaagaagagaggaaaaagagtcgaagaagggaagaaaaattaGTGAAGGAATTGATATACAAGTGTTTGTCATAAAACATGAACACTGAACTGACCCgtatgagaattttatatggagAAATCACTTATATCTATGGAAAGTTTCACGtgacggttgtgtaagtgatctttagatttgagatcactaagttatcttatatagagaatgttatgctttgatcttgttacatattatcttaatcgaggtaatgAAGGGGCAGACattgagtataacatgaactatatgaaagtatttgagtgatcaaaagaggattcatcaccctaaggGAATTAAAAAACCTCAATCTAAAAACATGACACAATAAAACGACCTGAGTTTACTCTGGTTAAGCCGCATAACACGTGACTCAAATCATAAAACcgagataatctcatataaaacaaaccaaaataaatcatgaagattaattcataaaaaaaaaaaacacaaatgctaaaggatgaaatagtaaaaaaatgccaattaaaaaagattaaaaaaaaaactcgagtaaaCTTGTTTAACATGcgacttgagtcatgagatcaagataatctcatagaaagcaaacgaaaaaaaatcatgaagcctaattcctaatcaactcaatattgaatgatgaaattgaaaaataaattattaattaaaaaaagacaacaaaattAAGTCTACTCATTAAACTCGTGACACGAGTTATGAGACTAAGCTAGCCACGTATAAAGaaaaccataataaattatgaatcttaatatccaataaactaaatattgatGTGTGGAATTAGGAAAAGAAATAtagatttagaagaaaaaaaaacacgattgaaatgaataatgttttgtgagatGGGGCACAGTAAAAGGAccacctcttttagtttatactataataataaaacaacctTGGTCTACAcgagttaactcgtaaaataCGTAACCCGAGTCATAAGACtgaaataacctcataaaaagtaaaccaaaataaatcatgaagtctaattcattatcaactcaatattgaaggatgaaattgaaaaataccaattaaaaatacaaaaagaaaactcgagtcaactaggTTAATCCGCTAAACCTGCGAATcaagtcatgagactaagataacctcataaaaaacaaaccaaaataaactataaagtgtaattctcaatcaacccaacgtcaaaagatgaaattgaaaacaatataaaaaagacaaaaaaaatatcaagttaacccgttaaacccatGACACAGGTTATGAGACCGAGCTAACAACTTATAAAgtaaatcacaataaattatgaaactcaattttcaataaattaaatattaaagtatgaaagaagagaaagaaatataaatttagaagaaaaaaaaaacccaaagcaacaacaaaaaactattgaaatgaatagtattttgtgaCGTAATAAAGAGTAAAACCAtcatctcttttagtttatactaCTACattatgagatcaagataactttacagaaagcaaataaaaaaatataaataaacttaattttcaatcaacctaatgttaaagaatgtaattgaaaaaaatcaatttgataaaaaagcCTAGAAAAAAATGATCCAAGTCAACCATGATTAATTTGTTAAACATGTGACATATGTCATGATGTCAAGATaaattcttagaaaataaataaaaaaaattatgaaacccacttcaaataaatttaatattgaagattaaaatcaagaaataacaaaattaaatctatgTGACtgatatataaatcaattaaaaaaatataaaagaattatgaaatataattttaaaaataatttaatattaaaggataaaattaaaaaaaataaaattattaaaaaaaaaaaaaaaaaatacacggaTGTGAGTATAGTGATTTAAGCAAAAGtgttttgttattaataataataaccggTTGGGGAATTTTCGCAAAATGAGAAAGCAAAACAGAACTTTCAAGCAAAATTGTAGACAGAACAAGGCTAATTCAAGGAGACGAACCTTTCAAGACCTTCGTGTAGACATGGGGATTGCCAGCAAGATAGTACATGGCCATTGAGATCGAAGCACTGGTTGTATCATGGCTTCCAAACAGTAAACCAACAACCCTGTCAGCAATCTCCATATCATCCATAGCATTCTCATCTGTCACAAGAAGCATGCGAGTCAGTAAATCAATAAATTCCGGCTCTTTACTCTCTGATATTAGCTCTCTTCTCTCCTTCATAAGCCCAAGAATCTCCTCTCGAATCATATTTCCTCCTTTGATAGCACGGTTGTAAGCTGTACCAGGAAAATTTAAAGGTAATGACAATATTCCTTTAGTAACAAGATTGAAGTGATTTTGAAGCCTGGATACTTGCTCGGGATCCTTGATGTTCATAAACAATCTACAAGCTAGTGAAAATGTGTATGTTTTGGACAATGGAAACACCTTCACTTGTTTGTATGGAAACCAATCTGCCTTCAAGTGATCTTTTGCCATGGAATCCATCACAGGAATGTAATGTTGAAGAGGTTCCGGCTTGAGAAATTCTGGCAGAAATTTTCGCAGTTTAGCAGAATCTTCTTTGTAAGAGTTACTGGCATGCTCAGGGGAGAACAAAACTTTCATAATTGGGTGTGGCAACCAGCCAGTGACACACTTGTTTTCACTCGAGTATAAGAACTTGTTCCCACCGGAACCACAGAACACGGCCATATTGTGCCCAAGAAGGGATGTTTGGAAAACTTCTGGTGAGAATTTACCCACCCTGTCATTTATAAACTTCTCCGGGGTTCCGCATCTGGCAGCCATCATAAAATCCCATGTTTCTCCGATGATCGGCCATCCGGTTTTCCCCGGCGGAAACTTTGAATTCCAGAATTTTCTTTTGTGTAGCAATACGATGAGAGAAAGAGATATGCAGAGGATGGAAAGGTGAAGGAAGCATGGAAAGAGGAGATCCATGTATGAAACACTTAGCTATAACAAGGGTAAGAAGCAAAGGATCGAGAGATGGACTGGTAATACAAATCGAGATAGGCAAGTAAGAGAATGGCTTAATTTAGCCGTCTTGACGTCCTGGAAGTGGAAGAATTCTCAATTCTGTCTAGTAAAATTGGGTTGCTTGAAACCGTGAACAAAATCATTCATCAATTATAAAGTCAAACTTCGTTCTGCAATAACCAAAAAttctattataattataactaaaacttcgtctctttttttttttaatgaaactaaCATGATTGTAATAAAGTCCATGTATCATAGGTGTTGTTTGGTAATAATGAATGTATATGTGGGAGCAAAAATGAAAGATggtatattattattgatacGACCCCTAGCAACATTGAGGAGACTTCTTCTAACATTAATTAGATGGTATGAACATATATTGCGGTGATTAGGcagtcattttaattttttcttctaaaaaatatattattattgaattaacATTAGATGGTATTAACATATATTGTGGTGATTAGGGAGTCATATTCATGTCTAAGTtcagaaagaaatatatataataatattattaaaaaattatctcaattcaataatttaaactgttaagtgagatttcaagatatgatttatattattttttaatatatttcttcaaGTAAAACTTGTATAGACTTatattatcttgtatttaattttgatcaaataaataaagtaggTGATATTCAAACTCATTAAAATGGTTGCTTGGCATCTTTGATCTGCATGAAATAGTCAACGGTTGTCTAGGTGTTTTTACGAGCATTAAAAAGCTGTGAGCGAACGTGAACGGCTTGAGTTCGTGACTGAGAAGCAAAGACCGAGGTAAGGCCGGCGATCTAAACAACATATGACGAAGTACAATGGGCAGCTTGTGCAAGGACCTCACCAGTAAGAGAGGCGTTGATACAGATTAGAATCAGATTGTCTAGAATTTCCCATGTTTCAAAAGCAGGATTGGGAGAGATCGTACTTAGCAACATGTAATTCCTGCGGTGGCTGTTTCAAAAGTAGGATTGGGAGAGATCGTACCAACCAAATATCTTATGGCCTTTCAAGTAAGGGAGCATAGTAGCAGAATTGGGGTTTTCAACACTGCTCCATGGTAACTGGCGATGCCTCATTCACTTTTTCCTGCTGAATCCGGCACTAAACTCTCATCGTCATGGATTACAAGTTGGTCTCCCTGTTGCCGATTAATTCAaccagaaaattagaaaaaactgGTGGAATATTTCAtcggtgttaaaaaaaaacttacattgaTAATTACTATACCgataaaaatcatcaacgaaaacatGTTATCAACAATATGCTCATGGGGGATTTGTGTTCCATCGATCATCAATTCCATtggcaacttttttttttcactgagATCACTAATGGGATATGCacgcaaaaaaaatcaaattttaccaTTATTTTTCAGCAGGAACTCCATCAACAACTTTGATTACTTGTTCCATCATATTTTCCATCGGAAAGGCGCCTTAATTGCTCTCGTAATATTCTGTTGCCTATTCTGACAGAAGCATCTACAAAATGTTCCAATGAAATATGTCGTCGATGATTCCATTGAAAATTCCAAAACCTGTTGTAACTTTCAGATAAAAAATGACCAAACATTTTCAACGAAAATTAACACCAACGAAATTGACTATTCCATTGGTGATTATGTAGAAGTGTTATGTTTTTCTGGTGAGAAAATCACTCCATGCTGTGTTGGATTGGGAACTTGGTCCATGTTATTTGCTACCTTTAATGGAGTTTAGAACAGTATTGTCTGcaattataatcataaatttCTTGTCCATCTTTCAACTTGCCTAACATTACTATAACATGTTTTgtcaactttgtttttattttatatttttgtttcaattctttttatatatgatCATTCTTTTCTACGACactaatcaaatataaacaagGAAACTTTGAATT
Coding sequences within:
- the LOC7467407 gene encoding beta-amyrin 28-monooxygenase, translated to MDLLFPCFLHLSILCISLSLIVLLHKRKFWNSKFPPGKTGWPIIGETWDFMMAARCGTPEKFINDRVGKFSPEVFQTSLLGHNMAVFCGSGGNKFLYSSENKCVTGWLPHPIMKVLFSPEHASNSYKEDSAKLRKFLPEFLKPEPLQHYIPVMDSMAKDHLKADWFPYKQVKVFPLSKTYTFSLACRLFMNIKDPEQVSRLQNHFNLVTKGILSLPLNFPGTAYNRAIKGGNMIREEILGLMKERRELISESKEPEFIDLLTRMLLVTDENAMDDMEIADRVVGLLFGSHDTTSASISMAMYYLAGNPHVYTKVLKEQMEIQKLKAPGELLTWNDIQKMKYTWCVVCEVMRLSPPGQGGFREAITDFSYAGFTIPKGWKVHWSVHSTHKNPKYFPDPEKFDPSRFEGKDIEPYSFVPFGGGPRMCPGKEYARLAILVFMHNVVTQFKWEKVIKDEKIIYMSIPMPACSLPITLHPHKS